From Candidatus Nucleicultrix amoebiphila FS5, a single genomic window includes:
- a CDS encoding beta-ketoacyl-ACP synthase III: MTNKSQNIRSVIIGYGGYLPERIVTNEELTTMVDTSHDWIVERTGIHQRHFAADDQVTSDLAVNAAKIALENAGIKAEDLDLIIVGTATPDKTFPSTATRVQEKIGNTTGFAFDVAAVCAGFLVAVSVADQFIQSGQVKNALVIGAEMPSRIIDMNDRRTCVLFGDGAGAWILQGQKSERTPEERGVIDTKIYSDGRFCDILHTDGGPSSTGKVGQIQMEGREVFRHAVEKLADAAENILKKNGLTSADIDWFIPHQANSRIIEAVAKRLAFPQEKIIQTVYKHANTSAASIPLAFYEAVTEGRVKKGDLILHEAIGGGLVWGSALVRF, translated from the coding sequence ATGACTAACAAGAGTCAGAATATTCGTTCCGTCATCATTGGTTATGGTGGATATTTACCTGAGCGTATCGTTACGAACGAAGAGCTTACAACCATGGTGGATACTTCTCATGATTGGATTGTTGAGCGTACAGGGATTCATCAACGCCACTTTGCGGCTGATGACCAGGTGACCTCGGATTTGGCTGTAAATGCTGCAAAAATAGCCCTTGAAAACGCTGGTATTAAAGCTGAAGATCTTGACCTCATTATTGTTGGTACGGCAACTCCAGATAAAACTTTTCCATCAACTGCAACGCGTGTTCAAGAAAAAATTGGTAACACAACAGGGTTTGCCTTTGACGTAGCCGCAGTGTGTGCTGGTTTTTTGGTTGCTGTGTCAGTTGCTGATCAATTTATTCAATCAGGACAAGTCAAGAATGCGTTGGTAATCGGTGCAGAAATGCCGTCACGGATTATTGATATGAATGATCGTCGTACTTGTGTTCTTTTTGGTGATGGAGCAGGTGCTTGGATTTTGCAAGGACAAAAGAGTGAAAGAACGCCAGAAGAACGCGGTGTGATTGATACAAAAATTTACTCTGATGGACGTTTTTGTGACATTCTCCATACAGATGGAGGACCTTCCTCCACTGGTAAAGTTGGTCAGATCCAGATGGAGGGTCGAGAAGTATTTCGTCACGCTGTTGAAAAATTAGCTGATGCTGCAGAGAACATTTTAAAGAAGAATGGTTTGACGTCAGCGGACATTGATTGGTTTATTCCCCATCAAGCAAATAGTAGAATCATTGAAGCTGTGGCCAAACGACTGGCATTTCCTCAGGAAAAAATTATTCAAACGGTTTACAAACATGCGAACACGTCAGCGGCATCTATTCCTTTAGCTTTTTATGAAGCAGTCACTGAAGGTCGTGTGAAAAAAGGGGATCTCATACTCCACGAAGCAATCGGTGGTGGTTTAGTATGGGGCTCCGCATTGGTTCGATTTTAA
- a CDS encoding NAD(P)H-dependent flavin oxidoreductase, translating to MKSLNPILLSGKEALPLVEGGKGISISNGESSGAWAATGGVGTFSAVNADAHDENGKVIPVVYNGRTRRERHDELLNYAIQGGITQARIAHERSNGMGRIHVNVLWEMGACEQILKGVLEGAKGLVHGVTCGAGMPYRIAEIAAQYGVYYYPIVSSARAFRALWKRAYHKFPEWLGGVVYEDPWRAGGHNGLSNSEDPQKPEDPYPRVLALREEMKNYGLHTIPIIMAGGVWWLKEWENWIDNPELGPIAFQLGTRPLITQESPISTEWKRKLLTLKDGDVLLNKFSPTGFYSSAVKNEFLHELTERSHRQVAYTTAEIGEHRTILSVGVRNRQVYLTEFDYQKAKMWIKEGFTEILRTPDSTLIFVTPEKANEILRDQINCMGCLSACMFSNWQQHEPYSTGKKADPRSFCIQKTLQEISHGGNVENQLMFAGHNAFRFAQDPFYDNGFIPTVRQLVDRLLTGE from the coding sequence TTGAAAAGTCTTAATCCTATCTTGCTATCGGGCAAGGAAGCACTTCCCTTGGTTGAAGGGGGAAAGGGTATTTCTATTTCCAATGGCGAGAGTTCTGGAGCATGGGCAGCGACAGGAGGTGTTGGTACCTTCTCAGCTGTAAATGCCGACGCTCACGATGAAAATGGCAAAGTTATTCCTGTTGTCTACAACGGTCGTACGCGCCGCGAACGTCACGATGAACTTTTGAACTACGCTATTCAAGGTGGCATCACACAAGCACGTATAGCCCATGAACGTAGCAACGGCATGGGAAGAATCCACGTCAATGTTCTCTGGGAAATGGGGGCTTGCGAACAAATTCTCAAAGGTGTCTTAGAAGGCGCTAAAGGTCTTGTTCATGGAGTAACCTGCGGAGCAGGCATGCCCTATCGTATCGCCGAAATTGCCGCACAATATGGCGTTTATTATTACCCCATCGTCTCGTCTGCTCGTGCCTTTAGAGCTCTATGGAAAAGAGCATACCATAAATTCCCTGAATGGCTTGGAGGGGTTGTTTACGAGGATCCGTGGCGCGCAGGTGGTCACAATGGTTTAAGCAACAGTGAAGATCCTCAAAAACCTGAAGATCCATATCCACGTGTTTTAGCACTCCGTGAGGAGATGAAAAACTATGGATTACACACGATCCCGATCATTATGGCTGGTGGTGTTTGGTGGCTCAAAGAATGGGAAAATTGGATTGATAATCCTGAGCTAGGTCCCATTGCTTTCCAATTGGGAACTCGTCCCTTAATCACTCAAGAGAGTCCGATTTCTACTGAATGGAAGCGCAAGCTATTGACGCTAAAGGATGGAGATGTTCTTCTTAATAAGTTCAGCCCCACAGGCTTTTATTCATCGGCTGTTAAAAATGAATTTCTCCATGAACTGACGGAGAGGTCTCATAGGCAAGTAGCCTACACGACCGCGGAAATCGGAGAACATCGTACCATCTTGTCTGTGGGAGTACGAAATCGACAAGTCTATCTAACAGAGTTCGACTATCAAAAAGCCAAGATGTGGATTAAAGAAGGGTTTACCGAGATTCTTCGTACACCTGATTCTACACTTATTTTTGTAACTCCTGAAAAAGCCAATGAAATCCTGCGCGACCAAATTAACTGTATGGGGTGTTTAAGTGCTTGTATGTTTAGTAATTGGCAACAACATGAACCTTACTCTACAGGTAAAAAAGCAGATCCTCGGTCATTTTGTATCCAAAAGACGCTCCAAGAAATTTCCCACGGCGGAAATGTTGAGAACCAGCTAATGTTCGCAGGTCACAACGCTTTTCGCTTTGCACAAGACCCATTTTACGATAATGGTTTTATTCCAACAGTTCGACAATTAGTCGATCGTCTTTTGACCGGTGAATAG
- a CDS encoding peroxiredoxin, which produces MLTVGSKFPAFQLKAVVDNDLSKAFVNISHETNKGQWKIYFFWPKDFTFVCPTEISGFGQLNAEFEKRNAKVYGCSTDSEFVHLAWRKDHKDLNNLPFPMLSDIKHELCKELGILHPVEGVAMRATYIVDPQGMIRFVSVNDLSVGRNPDEILRTLDALQTGELCACSWKKGDDVIKVA; this is translated from the coding sequence ATGTTAACAGTCGGTAGTAAATTTCCAGCATTTCAACTGAAAGCAGTTGTCGATAACGATCTTTCCAAAGCATTCGTCAATATCAGTCATGAAACAAATAAAGGTCAATGGAAAATCTATTTCTTCTGGCCTAAGGATTTTACCTTTGTGTGTCCCACGGAGATTTCTGGTTTTGGTCAGCTGAATGCAGAATTTGAAAAAAGAAATGCAAAAGTTTATGGATGCAGCACTGATTCTGAATTCGTTCATTTGGCGTGGCGCAAAGATCATAAAGATCTTAATAACCTCCCTTTTCCTATGCTCTCAGACATTAAACATGAGCTTTGTAAAGAATTAGGCATTCTTCACCCTGTAGAAGGTGTAGCAATGCGTGCCACCTATATTGTGGATCCTCAAGGCATGATTCGTTTCGTAAGTGTCAATGACTTGAGTGTCGGCCGCAATCCAGATGAGATCTTAAGAACACTCGATGCTCTCCAGACGGGGGAGCTTTGTGCGTGCAGCTGGAAAAAAGGCGATGACGTGATTAAAGTTGCTTAA
- the fdxA gene encoding ferredoxin FdxA, with protein MTYVVTEKCIKCKYLDCVEVCPVNCFYEGENMVVINPEECIDCGVCEPECPIEAIQRDIEPGLEKWVELNRTMSREWPKISVSDLPLPDADQWKDVPNKFEKFFSANPGKKKS; from the coding sequence ATGACCTACGTCGTCACGGAAAAGTGTATCAAATGCAAATACTTGGATTGCGTAGAAGTTTGTCCCGTCAATTGTTTTTATGAGGGGGAAAACATGGTGGTTATTAATCCAGAAGAATGCATTGACTGTGGTGTATGCGAACCTGAATGTCCAATTGAGGCGATTCAGCGTGATATCGAACCGGGTCTTGAGAAGTGGGTGGAGCTTAATCGCACAATGTCTAGAGAGTGGCCTAAGATCAGTGTGAGCGACCTTCCTCTACCTGATGCAGATCAGTGGAAAGATGTCCCCAATAAGTTTGAGAAATTTTTCTCAGCAAATCCTGGTAAAAAGAAGTCTTAA
- the pnp gene encoding polyribonucleotide nucleotidyltransferase, whose product MTSMFKIHREEIEWGGRTLSIETGKVARQAEGAVVITYGQTSLLCTVAINKSPSEEVGFFPLTVHYQERSFAAGKIPGGFFKRDGKPSEKAVLTSRLIDRPIRPLFPENFRYETQIICSLLSHDMENDPDAIAIIGASAAVALAGIPFHGPLAGARVGYIDGKLVLNPTSEQMQNSTLDLCVAGTEDGVLMVESEAKELSEETLLEAVMFGHKSFQPVLKAINKLVKAAGRKAWDMPEKSDIQKSVAKALKKIAEDGLRSAYSEKKKQDRIQKIELVKQKALESIVDEDTPENVVLSEFKNLEKDIVRGDLLKNKIRIDGRDLETIRPISAEVGIIPRVHGSALFTRGETQALVVTTLGTSQDEQIIDAIEGEYRENFLLHYNFPPYSVGEVGRVSSPGRREIGHGKLAWRAVHPMIPTKDKFPYTLHVVSEVTESNGSSSMATVCGSSLALMDAGVPIEKPVAGIAMGLIKEGKKFAVLSDILGDEDHLGDMDFKVAGSADGVTALQMDIKVTGITEEIMQVALTQAKQGRLHILKAMGEAIDQSRDAISPHAPRIESIQVAKDKIREIIGPGGKTIREICETTGTRIEIKDDGTVDIAGTDEEAIKAAMDRIRFIVAEPEVGNIYKAKVAKLMDFGAFVDYFGGRSGLVHISQLATQRVESVKDVVNVGDEVYVKLIGFDERGKAKLSMKVVDQETGQEITNQGA is encoded by the coding sequence ATGACAAGTATGTTTAAAATACACCGCGAGGAAATCGAATGGGGTGGACGCACTCTTTCAATTGAGACGGGTAAGGTTGCACGACAAGCGGAAGGGGCTGTTGTCATTACTTATGGACAAACAAGCCTCTTGTGCACAGTCGCTATTAACAAATCACCTTCAGAAGAAGTGGGTTTTTTCCCTCTCACTGTTCACTACCAAGAAAGATCTTTTGCAGCAGGCAAAATACCTGGTGGTTTTTTCAAACGTGATGGTAAGCCTTCTGAAAAGGCTGTTTTAACATCTCGTTTGATTGATCGTCCGATTCGTCCTCTCTTTCCAGAGAATTTCCGCTATGAAACACAAATCATTTGTAGCTTGCTTAGTCATGATATGGAAAACGATCCTGATGCTATTGCCATTATTGGTGCTTCAGCGGCCGTTGCTCTTGCTGGCATTCCTTTTCATGGACCATTGGCAGGTGCACGTGTAGGCTATATTGACGGGAAACTTGTACTGAACCCCACATCTGAGCAAATGCAAAATTCAACTTTAGATCTTTGTGTAGCTGGTACGGAAGACGGCGTTTTAATGGTAGAATCTGAAGCAAAAGAACTTTCTGAAGAAACTCTCCTTGAAGCGGTAATGTTCGGACACAAGTCTTTCCAACCAGTTTTGAAGGCTATTAATAAACTGGTCAAAGCAGCAGGACGTAAAGCCTGGGATATGCCCGAAAAATCAGATATACAAAAGAGTGTTGCTAAAGCCTTGAAGAAAATTGCGGAAGATGGCCTCCGCAGTGCTTATAGTGAAAAGAAAAAGCAGGACCGCATTCAGAAAATTGAGCTTGTTAAACAAAAAGCTTTAGAATCTATCGTAGACGAAGACACCCCAGAGAATGTTGTTCTTAGCGAATTTAAAAATCTTGAAAAAGATATTGTTCGCGGTGATCTCTTGAAAAACAAAATTCGCATTGATGGTCGTGATCTAGAAACCATTCGCCCCATTAGCGCAGAAGTTGGTATTATCCCACGCGTACATGGTAGCGCCTTGTTTACACGTGGTGAAACTCAAGCCTTGGTCGTAACGACTCTCGGAACCAGCCAAGATGAACAAATTATAGATGCTATTGAAGGCGAGTACCGCGAGAATTTCTTGCTGCATTACAACTTTCCTCCCTATTCCGTGGGTGAAGTGGGTCGTGTAAGTTCACCAGGGCGTCGTGAAATTGGTCATGGAAAACTTGCTTGGCGTGCTGTTCATCCCATGATTCCAACAAAAGATAAGTTTCCTTATACATTGCATGTTGTCTCTGAAGTTACTGAGTCTAACGGATCGTCTTCCATGGCAACAGTTTGTGGAAGCTCTCTAGCACTTATGGATGCAGGCGTTCCCATTGAAAAGCCAGTAGCTGGTATAGCCATGGGGCTCATAAAAGAAGGCAAGAAATTTGCTGTTCTTTCAGATATTTTGGGCGACGAAGACCATTTAGGCGATATGGACTTTAAAGTTGCTGGATCTGCCGATGGCGTAACTGCCCTACAAATGGACATTAAAGTCACTGGCATTACTGAAGAAATTATGCAGGTTGCCCTTACTCAAGCTAAACAGGGGCGTTTGCACATTCTCAAAGCTATGGGAGAAGCCATCGATCAATCTCGCGACGCTATCAGTCCTCATGCGCCTCGCATTGAGAGCATTCAAGTAGCAAAAGATAAAATCCGTGAAATCATTGGCCCAGGCGGAAAAACTATTCGTGAAATTTGCGAAACAACAGGCACGCGTATTGAAATTAAAGATGATGGCACTGTAGACATTGCTGGTACCGATGAAGAAGCAATTAAAGCAGCTATGGACAGAATTCGTTTTATAGTTGCAGAACCTGAAGTCGGTAATATTTATAAAGCTAAAGTTGCGAAATTAATGGATTTCGGTGCGTTTGTTGATTACTTTGGTGGACGCAGTGGTCTCGTACATATCTCTCAATTGGCTACTCAACGGGTTGAGTCAGTAAAAGATGTGGTCAACGTAGGTGATGAAGTTTATGTAAAGCTTATCGGTTTTGACGAACGTGGAAAAGCCAAGCTGAGCATGAAAGTTGTTGACCAAGAGACTGGCCAAGAAATTACGAATCAAGGAGCCTAG
- the rbfA gene encoding 30S ribosome-binding factor RbfA — MRHQDRQGNEPTQRQLRVGEEIRHILANILEREMTHNQILINTYITVTEVRVSPDLKHAKVFVMPMGGKNMNEVVHALNDVAPLLQSKIGRQLTTKFTPRLFFEADLTYDEAEKINRLIQAEKKRPSNEKS, encoded by the coding sequence ATGCGTCATCAAGATCGCCAAGGTAATGAACCTACACAACGTCAGCTTCGTGTCGGCGAAGAGATTCGTCATATTCTTGCAAACATTTTAGAGCGGGAAATGACACATAATCAAATCCTCATCAACACTTATATTACTGTGACTGAAGTTCGTGTTAGCCCGGACTTAAAGCATGCAAAGGTTTTTGTTATGCCTATGGGCGGTAAAAATATGAATGAAGTTGTTCATGCACTCAATGACGTGGCGCCTCTTTTGCAAAGTAAGATTGGGCGACAATTGACAACTAAGTTTACGCCTAGGTTGTTTTTTGAAGCTGATTTAACCTATGATGAAGCTGAAAAAATCAATCGTCTCATTCAAGCAGAAAAAAAGCGCCCCAGTAATGAGAAATCTTGA
- the truB gene encoding tRNA pseudouridine(55) synthase TruB — protein MIYHGWLILDKPKGVTSASVLNTLKKIIGRQKVGHLGTLDALATGVLPVALGEATKLIPFIKNEEKTYLFTIHWGEKRSTGDAKGEILATSNNRPTRKEIENILSSFLGPQLQKPPLYSALKIEGKRASDRVRAGETLDLKPRPIFIQSLDLIEYIDADHAKLRLHCSKGTYVRSLIEDMAQKLSTYAFADNIHRESSGNFNIKDAISIETLAKDPINLLERYVRALPVVLDDIPAMRVDDEKALLLRQGRFLARPSSELEGNLTPSDCLIALYDEQNRLLGIAKDQGNQIRPIRILNL, from the coding sequence ATGATTTATCATGGTTGGCTCATTCTGGATAAGCCTAAGGGCGTCACATCGGCCTCTGTATTAAATACGCTCAAAAAAATTATTGGACGACAAAAAGTGGGGCATTTAGGTACTCTTGATGCCTTGGCTACAGGAGTTCTTCCCGTCGCTTTAGGAGAAGCCACTAAACTTATTCCATTTATTAAAAATGAAGAGAAAACTTATCTTTTTACCATTCACTGGGGGGAAAAGCGTTCAACAGGGGACGCTAAAGGTGAAATCCTAGCAACCAGTAATAATAGACCTACACGTAAAGAAATTGAAAACATCCTCTCTTCTTTCTTAGGGCCACAGCTCCAAAAACCTCCGCTTTATTCTGCACTCAAAATTGAAGGGAAAAGAGCCTCTGATCGCGTCAGAGCGGGCGAAACATTGGATTTAAAACCGCGCCCTATTTTCATTCAATCTCTTGATTTAATTGAATATATTGATGCCGATCATGCAAAATTGCGCCTTCATTGCTCAAAAGGCACTTATGTGCGTAGTCTGATCGAAGACATGGCTCAAAAGCTTTCTACTTATGCTTTTGCAGATAATATTCATCGTGAAAGTTCCGGAAATTTCAATATAAAAGATGCGATTTCAATCGAAACACTTGCAAAGGACCCCATAAATTTATTAGAAAGGTATGTTCGTGCCCTCCCGGTAGTTCTGGACGACATCCCGGCTATGCGGGTTGATGATGAAAAAGCCCTGTTGCTAAGGCAAGGGCGTTTTTTGGCACGACCCTCCTCTGAGTTAGAGGGGAATCTTACGCCATCCGATTGTCTGATTGCTCTTTATGATGAACAAAATAGGCTTTTAGGAATTGCGAAAGATCAGGGCAACCAAATTCGCCCTATTCGAATTTTGAATCTTTAA
- the rpsO gene encoding 30S ribosomal protein S15: MSIAAERKKKIIKDYAANDKDTGSTDVQVALLTERINSLSTHLEHHKKDFHSRRGLLMMVNQRRKLLDYLKSCDQSRYENLIKKLGLRR, encoded by the coding sequence ATGTCGATTGCTGCTGAACGTAAGAAAAAAATTATCAAAGATTATGCTGCGAATGATAAGGATACGGGTTCCACAGATGTACAAGTTGCTCTCTTAACGGAACGTATCAATAGCTTATCAACCCATCTTGAACACCACAAAAAGGACTTTCACTCACGTCGAGGCCTTTTAATGATGGTGAACCAACGTCGCAAACTTCTCGATTATCTCAAGAGCTGTGATCAAAGCCGCTATGAGAATTTGATTAAGAAACTTGGGCTCCGCCGTTAA